One genomic segment of bacterium includes these proteins:
- a CDS encoding efflux RND transporter periplasmic adaptor subunit has protein sequence MRPLVLAVPLAVALVGAAACGDGRHAAGVVSGHVETTEIRVAPKVGGRIARLLVKEGDRVAAGQPLAEIDSVDLRLALDAARAERSAAEADLRLKRTGARPEDIAEARANVASLKADLDGAQRDLDRMQQLLDSGSGTPKSRDDAATRRDSLRARLAAAEQALRRLESGFRAEEKDASAARAEQAAARAAQLEQQIGDCRVVAPAAGVITHKAVEQGEMAAPGATLLVLSDLSDTWLTVYVGEPELPRVSLGQAVEVTTDGGQRRQGKVSFVASEAEFTPKNVQTRDERVKLVYRVKVALPNDDGMFKAGMPAEARFPFAELGK, from the coding sequence ATGCGCCCGCTCGTCCTCGCCGTTCCGCTCGCCGTCGCGCTCGTCGGCGCCGCCGCCTGCGGCGACGGCCGCCACGCCGCCGGCGTCGTCTCCGGCCACGTCGAAACGACCGAGATCCGCGTCGCGCCGAAGGTCGGCGGCCGGATCGCCCGCCTCCTCGTCAAGGAGGGGGACCGGGTCGCCGCCGGGCAGCCGCTCGCCGAGATCGACTCCGTGGACCTCCGGCTCGCGCTCGACGCGGCGCGCGCCGAACGCTCGGCCGCGGAGGCCGACCTGCGGCTGAAGCGGACCGGCGCCCGGCCGGAGGACATCGCCGAGGCGCGGGCCAACGTCGCCTCGCTCAAGGCCGACCTCGACGGCGCGCAGCGGGACCTCGACCGGATGCAGCAGCTTCTCGACAGCGGCTCGGGAACGCCCAAGTCGCGCGACGACGCGGCGACGCGCCGCGACTCGCTGCGCGCGCGCCTCGCCGCCGCCGAACAGGCGCTGCGGCGCCTCGAGAGCGGCTTCCGCGCCGAGGAGAAGGACGCCTCGGCGGCCCGCGCCGAGCAGGCGGCGGCGCGCGCGGCGCAGCTCGAACAGCAGATCGGCGACTGCCGCGTCGTCGCCCCCGCCGCGGGCGTGATCACGCACAAGGCGGTCGAGCAGGGGGAGATGGCCGCGCCCGGCGCGACGCTCCTCGTCCTCTCCGACCTCTCCGACACCTGGCTCACCGTCTACGTCGGCGAGCCGGAGCTGCCGCGGGTCTCCCTCGGCCAGGCGGTCGAGGTGACGACCGACGGCGGCCAGCGCCGCCAAGGCAAGGTCTCCTTCGTCGCCAGCGAGGCGGAGTTCACGCCCAAGAACGTCCAGACGCGCGACGAGCGGGTGAAGCTCGTCTACCGCGTGAAGGTCGCCCTGCCCAACGACGACGGGATGTTCAAGGCGGGGATGCCCGCCGAGGCGCGCTTCCCGTTCGCGGAGCTCGGCAAGTGA
- a CDS encoding TetR/AcrR family transcriptional regulator — protein sequence MPRAKAASKRAKGERNPEKTQELLRAAASRLFAERGFDGATADDIAAAAGVNKAMINYHFGGKEGLYTAILADVLATAKARMAPLHDPATPAGEKLAYFLRGFAELQNERPDFARMMLHEILSGGRFLDKTLFPRFLAVFGEVRAVLEQGEREGTFRKTHPLVTHLSLIGAMLFFFGSRDFRARVFDQLDMPVTSPTNEEFVAHMQRLALHGLAPAAAPAAARSPRKRG from the coding sequence ATGCCGCGCGCCAAGGCCGCCTCGAAACGCGCCAAAGGGGAACGCAACCCCGAGAAGACCCAGGAGCTGCTCCGCGCCGCCGCCTCGCGCCTCTTCGCCGAGCGCGGCTTCGACGGCGCGACCGCCGACGACATCGCCGCCGCGGCGGGGGTCAACAAGGCGATGATCAACTACCACTTCGGCGGCAAGGAGGGGCTCTACACCGCGATCCTCGCCGACGTGCTGGCCACCGCCAAGGCGCGGATGGCGCCGCTGCACGACCCGGCGACCCCCGCCGGCGAGAAGCTCGCCTACTTCCTGCGCGGCTTCGCCGAGCTGCAGAACGAGCGCCCCGACTTCGCGCGGATGATGCTGCACGAGATCCTCTCCGGCGGGCGGTTCCTCGACAAGACCCTCTTCCCGCGCTTCCTCGCCGTCTTCGGCGAAGTCCGCGCCGTCCTCGAGCAGGGGGAACGCGAGGGGACGTTCCGCAAGACGCACCCGCTCGTCACGCACCTCTCGCTGATCGGCGCGATGCTCTTCTTCTTCGGCTCGCGCGACTTCCGCGCCCGCGTCTTCGACCAACTCGACATGCCGGTGACGTCGCCGACGAACGAGGAGTTCGTCGCGCACATGCAGCGGCTCGCCCTCCACGGTCTCGCCCCCGCCGCGGCGCCCGCCGCCGCGCGTTCCCCGCGGAAGCGGGGCTAG